ccgggtctccaggatcataccctgggctgaaggtggcgctaaaccaccaagccaccggagctgcccaggAGAAAGGGTTTAAAACAGCCACAGCTGACCTGTTGGGTTAGAACTGTTtgtgtcaggggcacctgggtggctcagtggttgggcatctgcttttggctcaggtcaggatgccggggtcctgggatggagtcctgcatcaggctcctcttcagagagaagcctgcttctctctgccggtctctcatgcataagtgaataaaatcttaaaaacaacaacaacaacaaaaaaacagttttGGTCATGAGCTAGTAAGAATGTagagggatttttgttttgttttgttttttaaagcactgCTCCTTTCTCACATAGGACTCCAAAGTGCTGGGTCAGGTTGATGACCAACACCTGGTTCTTCAGAGGACCTACTGTTCCAAATGCAGACTTCAGTTTTCCTCATATAAAGCAGTAAAATCCTATTTAACACAATAGATACTTCGGTAGCTAGGAGATGTTTTAGACACAGTTCCAGGTCAACACTGATAGAATGGTAAGAATAAGCCAAGAGAGGTCAAAATACCTGGTTTCCAGTCTGAATTTTGTGACCTGGATAAGAAGCCAACCTCCAGCCACACTCTGTTCAGCTTTTAGAGCTGTTAAGTCTCTTCTAGCTCTAAAGTTCTACCATAGGAGCCCCCCTTATTCCAGGAGAGCATTAGGAAGAAACAGTAAGATCAAGTACCAGATTTGTTGCAATGTGGATACTGAGGATCATGCAAAGTAATATGTAATTCGAGGAGCAAGGCCCAGCTCCTTTCTAATAACTGCAACACAGACAAGTCTATCATCTTCCCACCACCCGTTAACCAGTCTGCTCCTACACACCTGTCGCCTGGTCCCCAGGAGCCTGCGTGTGCTGGGCACAGGACGTGAAGAGTCGAACAGTGTTGTAAAGAGGGCTTCTGTTGGATTTAGGGATCCCCTCCTTGGTAGCATAGGCCTTATAGAGCCTCTTCATGTAGCGCAAAGCTCTAGGCGTGCCACCTTGCCCATCATATAGAACCttgaaaagaggagaaaggaagccaGATCTGTCTCTTCCATCTGGAGGCCGCAGCAATGACCAAGGCTCAGCCACAGATTCCGACTCAGCTCCAGCTGCAGCCCGAGCTTCTCCTCTCGAAACTTGAGAACCAAGACTAATAGGAAAACACAGCAACGTTAAGCAGAAAAACCAAAGGAAGAAGTTGCTGAGAAGTGCCATGGCCTGGAAGAGCTAGCCAGGGATGCATTTCCCCATATCAGTCTTCTTCCTAAAAGCCCGGAAGTACCTAGGTTggtctcttaaataaattttaggtGTGGGGGTAGGCTAGGGTCACTTCTGTAATCAACCTCAAGGACGCCTAGCTGAAGACAATTTTTGTCAGCTGTGCATCAAACTGCTGATAACGTCCTATTTATCTAATTTGTCCTCATTAGATACAAATGTATCTGTTATTtcactttcctctctcccttttagAGGCATTTATTTAAAACCTCTTGTTATTGTTATGCCAATGGACTAGTTATGCAAACTGAAAGGCCAACGGAATTGAGAAATGATCATAAAACCAACCATTTTTTTGAGATTAggattcttaaaaagttccttagGTACTTGCTGGGACTTCCAAAGCAAGTGGGAAAGCTAATTATTCATGGTGATATGAAGGTCTGTTGCTATGTAATTTATTGGGttgttccctcttcctctcccttcatcCTCATCACCTCCCCCACTGCCAGGTGGTTAGAATAATTACTTACTGCATATTGCTTTGGAGAGTGAGGAAAAAAGTCACAATTGACATTAAAACTCCAGAGAGCAGAGAACCTTTGGGTTGCCCAATTCTCAGGGAGCTTCCTATGGATTATGTACTTGGAATCCTGCACTATGTTTTAATAAAGGACATCACTTTTAACCTTGACTCATCTTTAAATGTAAGATCTTGATCCTTTACTTTGGTCCACACATTCACCTACATAGACTTGGGTTGAAAGATTTGAAGATGtttgcagggttttttgtttgttttgtttttaaacttaaattctaatttttaatttaacttgctagggtgtttttgttttaaggacTTACGTTCTTGCAGCTGAGACAAAGCTAGAGCTGATGTTTTAGGAACAGGAGACTGAGCTGTGCCGTGAAAGGCTGAAACGAGGGCTTATCCGGTGCCACCCGTAAGGAGACCGTGCTGGAAGGACGTCAACCCGCGTTCAGGGCACAAGATTCACGGGCACTCTGTGCGGTACCTACTAGGGTCATGAAACTGAGGCAAGTCTGCGAGTTTTCAGTTCGATTGCGTGCCAAGGCGCCCTGAGCCCCGGCTGGGAGGCAGGGTCCCATAAAACACCTGCCCCCTGTTGAGTGACAGCGTGCTCCGACAGCACACGCGGCGGGCGGGCAAGTCACAGACTCCGCGCGCCGAGCAGAGCGGCCGGGCCCGCAGCAGCCTCCCGCCCAGGGCGCTTCCGGAAATCCCGAGGCGGCCGCCGGGGCAGAGGAGAAGCGGGGGCGCACCGCAGCGCGTCGGGGCCGGACTGGCTGCGCGGCTCCGAGGtggcctcggccccgcccccgccattCCTCGGGGACTCCGGGGGCGCCACCGGGGGAGACGTTTCTACCCAGGCAAGCGCACGCCCGCCAGAGGCCTGTCGGCCCGAGGCCGCCGAGAAGGCCCCACATCACGCGCGCGCTCCTGGTGCCGGCGTCGCCGCTGTCCTGGAGAGAACGGAGCCCCTTCAACGCCCGGACTGGAGCGCGGAGGGGCGCGGCCGGAGGTCACTACGTCTCTTTGTTCCCCGCGGCCCCGGCCGCTTCCAGCgcggcaggaggcagaggggaagcgCCCCCGGGCCCCAAAGCCCGCTCCGTACTCCGCGtcccgcgccggccccgcccactCCCGGGGCCACCGGGCACAACACTTCTCTGCGGAACGGGGAGCAACGACGCCTCCCCCCGGAGACGGCCGGAAACTGGTATCCCCCGGAAGTGACTTCACGGCCTCCCGGAAGTGACGGGCGGACGCCGGCGGTTCCCGCGACGGTGGAGGGCGAAGTGACCCCTGTGCGGGAGTGAGGTGGGTCGCGGGGTCTGGGTGGTCACCAGGGAGGGTGGGGGCGCCGCGGCGGGGCGCGTGcggaggcgggggcggcgcgTGCGGGGGCTGAGGCAGGCGCCCGTCCACCCTCGGTCTTGCAGGCGCCGCCGCGACCATGGGCCGCGAGTTTGGGAACCTGACCCGGATGCGGCATGTGATCACCTACAGTTTGTCGCCCTTCGAGCAGCGCGCCTTCCCGCACTACTTCAGCAAAGGCATCCCCAACGTGCTGCGCCGTACGCGGGCGTGCGCCCTTCGCGTCGTGCCCCGTGAGTGCCTTGGCCGGGTCGGGGGATGCTGAGTGACAGCGGAGCCCTCCCTCGGGGAGCCTCCGTGGCGCCGGCGCTCTGCAGCCTGCCCCGCACACGCGGTTTCTCACTGGAAGCCCTCGCCCTAGTGtattctcctcccccccccccccgcccgcccgtcCTACAAGGGAGCAAACTGAGTCACAGACCAACACTTGGTCCCTTGTGTGGTGCCAGCATCTCCCTC
This sequence is a window from Canis aureus isolate CA01 chromosome 10, VMU_Caureus_v.1.0, whole genome shotgun sequence. Protein-coding genes within it:
- the UQCRQ gene encoding cytochrome b-c1 complex subunit 8, which codes for MGREFGNLTRMRHVITYSLSPFEQRAFPHYFSKGIPNVLRRTRACALRVVPPFIAFYLVYTWGTQEFEKSKRKNPAAYENDK